One Brevibacillus choshinensis genomic window carries:
- a CDS encoding phage tail sheath subtilisin-like domain-containing protein has product MSINRERPGVTVELIAKAQERVEPKSGVVLVPYQSEWGSPNTAIKMAGYEERYKETLALVDTVELAAAGGATVLGYRVTNGNEVSAKYVQANAIEIAALYPGTYGNNLRVTIAASSAEPGKKELQVKDETGVLEKFSFADADELVKKTVLSNYVRAKKLGTDAVTDATDAQFTGGMTGTAPLTSADFTKIFNAVSGSDFDTLYLPSDDAAVQAAAKQFIADRRTLSKKLSTLVIGGKEADDLDMTKHTERSVSMNARYVVNSAIAGEHNNGKTYNSVQWAAWVAGMIAATPADQSLTAIVVPLKRAAKDWGHTEILNALSTGTLIATRDGDVYIIESAVNTLSTIGPNEREDYGKIRVSMTIDQIMNDLMAAGKKYKGKLDNNDLGGAVFVGAVKAYLIVREQQGAIDTGWTFTDKKNGVGDRRGFLLSAKPLDAIENFDVDWEVL; this is encoded by the coding sequence ATGTCCATTAATCGCGAACGTCCTGGCGTGACCGTTGAGCTGATCGCGAAAGCGCAGGAACGTGTTGAACCAAAGAGCGGTGTGGTACTCGTCCCGTATCAGTCTGAATGGGGAAGTCCGAACACAGCTATAAAAATGGCTGGATACGAAGAGCGTTATAAAGAGACGCTCGCACTCGTTGACACCGTCGAGCTGGCTGCTGCAGGCGGAGCTACTGTCCTCGGCTACCGTGTCACCAATGGGAACGAGGTTAGCGCCAAGTATGTGCAGGCAAATGCGATCGAGATTGCAGCCCTTTATCCGGGTACATACGGGAATAATCTCCGTGTGACGATCGCAGCATCCTCGGCAGAGCCCGGTAAAAAGGAGCTGCAGGTTAAAGACGAAACGGGAGTCCTTGAAAAGTTCTCGTTTGCAGATGCTGACGAGCTGGTGAAGAAGACGGTGCTGTCCAACTATGTGCGTGCCAAGAAGTTGGGAACTGATGCAGTGACCGACGCTACTGATGCTCAGTTTACTGGCGGCATGACCGGAACTGCGCCCCTGACGTCAGCCGATTTTACGAAAATCTTCAATGCTGTTTCGGGATCGGACTTTGACACGCTGTACCTGCCTTCTGATGACGCAGCAGTCCAAGCAGCCGCGAAGCAATTCATCGCGGATCGCCGCACGCTGTCGAAGAAATTGAGCACGCTGGTCATTGGCGGGAAAGAAGCCGACGACCTGGATATGACGAAGCATACGGAGCGTTCTGTCTCCATGAACGCACGCTATGTCGTGAATAGCGCGATCGCAGGCGAACACAACAACGGCAAGACCTACAACAGTGTGCAGTGGGCCGCTTGGGTGGCGGGCATGATTGCAGCAACGCCAGCTGATCAATCCCTGACGGCGATCGTGGTCCCACTAAAAAGGGCAGCAAAGGACTGGGGGCATACCGAGATCCTGAACGCGCTCAGTACCGGTACGCTGATTGCTACTCGCGACGGTGATGTGTACATCATCGAGAGTGCCGTCAACACCCTGTCTACGATCGGGCCGAATGAGCGGGAGGACTACGGAAAAATCCGCGTCAGCATGACCATTGACCAAATCATGAACGACTTGATGGCAGCAGGGAAGAAATACAAAGGCAAGCTAGACAACAACGATCTTGGGGGAGCTGTCTTTGTCGGTGCGGTAAAAGCATACCTGATTGTCCGGGAGCAACAAGGAGCCATTGATACCGGATGGACCTTTACCGACAAGAAAAACGGGGTAGGCGACCGCCGGGGCTTCCTTCTTTCGGCCAAGCCATTGGATGCCATTGAGAACTTTGATGTGGATTGGGAGGTGCTATAG